From the genome of Magnolia sinica isolate HGM2019 chromosome 12, MsV1, whole genome shotgun sequence:
TGACGGAGGCAGTTTGGTGAGGTGGCGTGGATAACGCagatgatctgtgaggcccaccatattgtatttgttttatccatgctgtccatccattcttttggatcgttttagggcttgattccaaaaacgagggatatctaaatctcaggtggaccacaccactgaaaacgaTAATGattaaaagtccaccattaaaaaactactagggcccactgtaatgtttgtttcacatccaagctgttgattaggtcataaaaacctggatgaagggaacaaaacaaatatcagtttgatcaaaaacattggtggcccaccaatagtttttaatggttggtgttcaatcaacattgtttccaatgatgtggtccacccgaaattttaatgtaccttatttttgggttgatgacttaaaattttctggaataatggatagatggtatggatgaaacaaatacgtcatagtgggcccacataacacatcacatagccttcatgacttctgttgttttttttatttaattggtATTGATCCGAAGATCGGGGTCTATTGATATTGTTGTaatgaatttctttttcatgtttttcttttctttttctttttaaaaatgaggATCTATTTTTCAGTTTCCATTTGTGGGTTCTGATGATTTAAGATTGATGTTCTTGTTTCTTTCCATTTTTTGGGTAAGGAATGATAGGATTGCTTTTATTTGTTATTTGTTTTTGACTTTCTTTCCCTTACAGCATTGTAAACATATCTtgtgaagaaaatgaaaatatttgcTTGGATATGTTACCTCAAGTTTTTTGCCCACATTACTAGCATTTTgaaaacatgggcccacttttatggccctcctgttgattagtttagcctaagaatcggccaaactattcatttacatgggcttaataaaatggaataattttatccCGATCTTTTATTTGTGTCAATCTGAATTTTCAACGATTCTCTATTTCAACTCTATCTAGTGTGAATATTCAACTTATTATCcgtaacaaagttacaggttatccaaacacaaaaacaaagttacctgtaagtaagttacaacttacatccaaacaggattacctgtctgtaagtaagttacatgtaactttcttacaacttaaaaaagttacaggcatccaaacagacccttactGGATTTTCCAATGTCACTGAAAAAACTACGAGATTCAGTTTCAAGCATCGCCAGCCCCACCACCCCACCGTTTACAACCATCTTATGAAATCTTTCTCCCCGGCTGGTAGTGTTAATGAAGTGCTCCATATCTTCCATGTGATGAAAGAGGAGTGTCGGGTCAAGCCAAATGTCTTGTGTTACAACACTCTTCTCAACTCCTTCATTATCGGAAACCGTCTCGACCAAGTCTGTTCGGTTCTCGAAGAAATGATCACTTCAGGTGTGACACCGAATGTCTCGACTTATAACATCTTAGTCAAGGCATATTCTTGCTACTCTGATCAGTTCAATTTGGCACGTGAGACCATTGCAAGGATGTCAAGGAGTGGGTGCCCGCCCGATGTGACAACGTACTCAACACTGATAGCGGGCCTTTCTCAGGCAGGAATAATTGATGAAGCTTATGATGTTTTGAATTGGATGGTGGAGGAGAATTGCCATCCAAATGTTTGTACTTACACACCAATCTTGCATGCTCTTTGTGTGAAAGGAAAATTAGAAGAAGCTACGAAGATGATTGAATTTGTGTTGCAAAATGGTTGCCCACCAAATGTTGTGACATACAATGTTTTGATCGACAGGCTTTGCAAGAACAGAGATATCAATGAGGTTGATATGATTCTGAGAGGAAGTAGATTTTTTGGGATGGAAGCCTAATGCAGCTAGTTATAATATTTATATCGATGATCTCTGTAAAGTGGGTAAGGTTTCAGAGAATCAGAAGCTTATAGGAAGTTAGATATAATGATGGAAAATGGGTTATATCTGACTGTCGTGACTTTAAATATTCTTCTTAATTGCTTTTGTCACGATTCAAGGGTTTACAAAGCTAAGAGTATGTTGGATAGGAGTATCGAATTGGAATGGGACATTGGTGTTGTGGGGTATAATACTGTGTTGAGTGGGTTTTGTAGGATCGGAGGGCGGTTGAGAGTTTTGAACCTTTTGGCCAGTATTTTCAAGAGGGTGATTGCACCAAATACTAGGACGTACAATATCGTGATTCATAGCCTTTGCAAGGCTAGAATGGTAAGGCGTGATGGATTGTCGATAGCGGTTTTTTAGTTGCTAATATCGTGACATATAATACTTTAATTCACGGATTTTATCAGGTGGGAGATGCATGTGAAGTTAGTGAGTTATTTGTGAGGATGGATATGGAGAAGATTGTCCCGAATATGTTCACATATACCATTATAATCTGTAGTCTTTGTAAAGAAGGGAAATTTCTAGAAGCTACTGATCTTTTTGCAAAGTCTATTGAACATGGTTGTTTGCCAGATTTGGTTGCATACACGGCTCTAGTTGATGGGTTGGTTAAGAACAGGATGTTTAGTGAAGGGCTACAACTATTAAATAGAATGCTGGAGCAAGGTTTGGTTCTGAATGTTGTATTGTATGATTTGTTAATTAGGGCATTTTGTAGGGAGGGTTTCTGTGGTAGCTGGAAGATGTCGCATGTTTCTCTTTTACTGGACAAAATGCTTGTAAATAGATGACTAGAAGTGTGATTGTTGTGAGCTGCCTAccttgaaatataattttatattCATTTAAGATGTGATCCCAAGACAGGTATCTTTCTTACTTTAATATATTAGAGCATATATGGGTTTCTTATATTTATTTGGATTTGGATTCTATGtacaaatttatcttttaagatggAGGTAGTAGCTGTTTCTTCATTTAGCCTAACAGTTACTTGAATCTGCATATGAATTTGTGGCAGGAAATTGGTCTCAATGTTGTCAGGGGACCTCGTTAACTAATGTCATTTGGTAGAGTGTAGATAATTTTTTTCATGGAAAAGCATATGTAAGTATCATGGTTTTGGGTTTTAATTACATGGTGCAATACTAGTTTCAATGGAGTTTGTGATATTTGAATTTGCCTTTCTCCTTTTACCTTTATCCCTAGACAATAGGTTGAAACTTCCATTTGCTATTTTGTCTCTGAGTCGAACATCTGGAGAGCACTTATTGATtctcaacttctttattttcctCTCAGAATTATGGTTGATACTAAGATCCTGGTTGATGTCGGCATCAAACCACATCATATCGCATCGCATTTGAACCATGGGTTGGGTATGACATATTCACTCTCGTTCAGCATCAGATATTAATATCCACTTGATTAAATGTTTCATACTTATATCCTATTGCATTCATATTTGCTTTAGTAAACAACATGCTGTATACAAGTGCAATGATGATAAAAATAAGACAACCATGAAGaaaggaaatttttattttttatttttaatggtgaagaaaaaaaaagaagaaagagaaaagaggagaagaacaagaaatagaaaggaagaaaaggagaagatgcTGCATAAAGCGTCTAGTTCTTTATTTATCAAGAAGTTTGTTACAAATGATAATAAGAACAAGAGATAAGGAACAAAACAGATACGGATTATGCATGATGCATTGCACGACCACTGGAAAGTATGCCCCTCTTATGTATGATACACTGCAAGAGTAGTACACAATGTATGCTTAAGACTTCCCCCTCAAGCTGGAACATATATATCATTCATGTCTATCTTTCCTACACACAatgaaaatgagatgaacttGAAGCTTTGGTGAGAATATCTGCAAGTGGACCATCTAAGCGAACAAATGGAGTACATTATAATCTTAAGCAATCTTCTATTGAACAATGTGATAGTCAACTTCGATAGTTTTAGTACTCTCAACTCATGAAATACTGAATTAGAAGCAGTATGGATTGTTACTTGATTGTTACAAAGTACAGGAATCAAGGAAGTAACACTAAAGCCCATGTCTAGTAGAAGAGATTAAAGCCAAATAATCTCACTTGTAGCAGGAGCTATTGCACGCTATTCTGCTTCAGGCCTTCAGCCAAGGCATTCAATACAATAATAGTGGCTGTAACAACCAGCCTTATGGCTGTTATGATACGCGTTACGGCCCCCATAAAGGTTGAATCTTTTCTAAGGAAAAATGTATTGGTCTTGTATTGGTCCATTTATGTCCCCGTATTACCTTTTTTCTAATTGGGTTTTACAGCCTTTTGTCGCGTAACAGATACCATCATTATCTTTACCTTGCTGGTTTTTGATACCTTGGCTTCAGCCGATAACTGTGCATCCATAATCTGCTTCTTACTCTTCTAAGTGATTAGGTTAACTCTCACAAAGGCATCACTATCAAAAGTGCCAAAACTGCCAAGGGAGTAAGCTTAGGTATAAGGATCTTCAAAATGATGTGGAACATCAGAAGGATGGGCTGCTCTATCAAGAGGAGCCAAATTAAACAGCTAGGTGGATTTTGGAGGATCAATTTGGCTGCATACCAGGAAACTAAACCATACAATTGGGATAGATCACTTCTCTCTTTAGTTTGGGGAGGTCAGCACTGTGATTAGGTGTCTCTTAGTGCTGTGGGgacatcatgcataatcctggTGGTCTGGAATACCAACTTGTTGGTTAAGTAGCTGCCAAGAACCTTTGGGATGTGGTGGTGGTGAGCATGGAGAGGAAACCTTCGAGCTGGAAATCACTCCAAGGTGGCCAAATTACTTTgatcaaattttcttttattaatatGCCATTGTACTTCCCTTGTTTCAGTAGTTTATTGGGCAATCAAGTTTTGTTTGCCTAGGATTTCATACGAGCCTATTCCGCTATTCGTACTTGGCTCGGACCCAATTTCATCATAAACCTACGCCTTGCTTTTCCTTTCCCCTTCCGAATTTTCCAGTTGCCCTAGTTCTTCTATTTATGTAGACACCAACTTCATGTAGGGTCTAGGTCAATGACTCTAATCAATTGTCAAATTGGAGGTTCTTGTTGTGACATGAGAATGGTGAGTTGTGTTGAGATCTTGATTTGGGCATTGATTTCATTCTTAATCCTAAAAATGTCTAAAAAGGCCAAAAGATCATTCTAAACTCATCTTGAATTCAAATCTTAATTCATTGTATATCCCTTAACCAACAATTGGGCTTTAAGTGGGAGGTGGTGGgcccaaggtattccgtattggtaatggtggccgtaacggtcaccaccattaccgatatgggTATCGACTGTAACGGGCAATATAGGAGCGTGATGGCTGTTACAACCACcgtaatggttgaaaattttcttttgcccgaaaaattttgaaaaaatatttagaaaatcaagaataatgtaaatattccaaatatatatattcattttttgttttaaacatgtttatggtagtataacggtccactctttggtgagagtgttgtatcggattgtctaatgaatttgtgaacatgattatatgtatctaatgtttacacatcacaataaaGCACTAAAACTAGAAATAAGAAAATttgcataaatactactttttcaattttttgaaaaaaaaaaaggtcatcgGAACTTTTATTCGCTCAATTCACTTTAATCTacgattttaatattaaaaactatagtaagtggagtcgaaatctattgtaaaatgatctaggagagtttttggaatgagaaaagtaaaaaaa
Proteins encoded in this window:
- the LOC131219979 gene encoding pentatricopeptide repeat-containing protein At5g16640, mitochondrial-like, yielding MENGLYLTVVTLNILLNCFCHDSRVYKAKSMLDRSIELEWDIGVVGYNTVLSGFCRIGGRLRVLNLLASIFKRVIAPNTRTYNIVIHSLCKARMVGDACEVSELFVRMDMEKIVPNMFTYTIIICSLCKEGKFLEATDLFAKSIEHGCLPDLVAYTALVDGLVKNRMFSEGLQLLNRMLEQGLVLNVVLYDLLIRAFCREGFCGSWKMSHVSLLLDKMLVNR